gtgGCTCCTGTCGGACGAGTGCTACGGCCCGATCAGCTTCACGTGGAGTAGGAGCTTCGCCTCGACGGTGGGCAGGGCTGGACGTACCCGCTCATGGCCTCCAGTACCCGCTCATGGCTTATTCAATCTTACACGCTTGGTCCTGGCCCGCTAGAGGAAATGGATGGTTCGGTCTGCTAAAATTGGCCTGAAAATTTGACGGTCCGTTCCTCGTCAGCATGGCGAGTGGCAGCCCCCGGGTGAACATCGATGTCCTCAAGCTTCCCCTCTCCTCCTCATGTGCCATAGCCTCTCGCCGCCGCTGTCGTGCATGCACCGCCGACAATATCGAGTTCTCGACCTGGCGCTGGCAACGTTCTAGCTGTGGGTTTTGCTGCCATGGCAGCAGTGACCATTTCAGCACATCACGCATGTAGGCCGTCAACTGGGGAAAACGCTCGATCGGCCGTGAATTTTAGATCGTGGGAGAATCGCTCGGTCGTGATTTTCGCGTCCAACAAATCAGGTAAGTATTTTTTTTGGAAGGCGTGAGATTTAATAGCGTCCGCATATAATCACGCACCATGATTCTACGCTATCGTTTTCTTCGTTGAAGCGTATGTTCAGCTCCACCTACCGCCACGTGATTTTATGATAAAAGCATATCTACCATGCACGATGCAACCATTGATTTAGTTGGAAATTTGGTTACATGCATATGCGTCTCCACTTCCTCTGTCAATGCTGGCAACTTTTCTCATAGCTAGCTTTGTGCCAGAGAGTCTATGCCATGTTTTACCCACCCATGTTTTTTTCATATTATTTTCAAGTTTGAattcattttatttttttgaactgaCAGTCTATTTTATAAACGTTTTGAATATTTGTGTAAAAAATTATGCGACAAAGTGATGCACTCTAGAACTTGAAAAACGCTACTACAACTTCATAGAATACATGTTATATACAAACTCGTAATATTATTTTTGAAACAATTTACCAAGTGCTACCAAGATCGCTGACATTGAGACGCAATAAATTCTTATGTAACATTTTGATACATTATGCTAGGGAAATGTCTACAATTTTGTGTGGTTCTATTAAGTCTCATCATGTTTTAAAATTCAAAAATGATTTTTTCTTGAAATATATTTAATATTGGTCTTATTAAATAGCTCTCGTCACCAGGAACCCACATATGCGGAGATATAAAAAATCGTACTTTTGACTCAAAAGATATATAAACATgaaaatcaaatgaaaaagaatGAAGTGGTTGACTGTAAAGAGAGAGAAGTGGAATCGGTCGTACTGTATATAATACACAACAACAGTGTATGTGAGAGAAAGATGCATACACGGGATATGATTCATTCTCGTGATTCTATCTCTCCCAATGCTCTCTCTCTCTAACAACCTGCTTAGTCATCTATGTCTTTATCGCGTGTACATGATTAGTTAGATCAGCTCAGGAGTTAGTAGGGTCCAGTGGTCGCACCTGCGTGTGTATATCCTGTATAAACGTACACCTCCATAACTGAATATGACTGCATTCACTTTCTGCAATTTTATTCAGTCGAACAGGAAACAGAAAGTACAAGAGAAACATGACTTCATCTGGAAATCATGACACGTCGCCTCACCATAGCAACCGCGCAGGCTGCCCACCTCGCTGTTGCCCCTGCACGCTGACGCCGGTGTGGTTGGCCGGTCCAAATGGTGGCTCCATGAGGGAACGGACTGGTCGTGACCGTGTCGCCCTAGCGGCGTCGCCGAGTTCTAGGGTGGTCACCCGGGGACCAATGGTGAAGACGGCTGGCAAGATGACGGGCAGCTTCTCTGAGCTCTACTAATACCCACACCTTCTTCGCCAGCTTCAAGTCCTCGATGCCCTAGCCGGCCGGCCATGTACTCCGACGCGTATGCGACGATGAAGCTCGTCGTCGATCGTTTCACCCGTTGTACTATTAGGTTTTATCTCCTTCCTACCTACGCAGGTGTGTTGATCGATCAAGGAAATTAATAAAACCTGTTAGtacatatatatacatacacgTACGATATGAAGACGCATGGTAAAACTGGCATGAATGGATATGATTGATGACGgtgataaatagtggtgaatgttggcctaatttaGGCATCAATGGAAGGAATACTTTCTAGTACTACGTCTTTTCCTAATTAAACTGCCAATACTATGTAGGTTAAAATCGGTTATTTGTTtcttaattaatgtgattgagcgattttctTAAAATAGATTATCTATTTCCTAATTAATGTGGTTGagcaatttaaggtaaggttaattaatttagatttgatctttagagattgatcgtgattgatttTTTCGcgtaaagacattactaaatatcTTGCGTCAGCATGGAAAGTTCTCATCCGTTCAGATTTTTTTTGTGAGAGTgtgacgcgaaactaaaccggtgTGTGTGGTGTGTGGGGGAGGGGGGGACGGAAAAAAACAGCGaaataaaacggttgaaaatggtgggacgaaaataaaccgtggataCTATTCAACCAACTCAGACATTTGGAGTAAagatgctactacctccgtctcggtgaataagtcatacGCATAATCTAGGTCGACAAAATAATAATTAGAAACTACATTCGTGTAGAAAtttagtgatatacttttcatgacatataacacatattcaATTGCTCAAATCGATGACGTAGAACTatgtgaatgacttattcaccCAGACGAAGGTAGTAAATGGTTGTCCACGATGCGACTAATTTCAAGCTGCATGATCTTCGACACTGCGATTATCGAAGAGCTGTGTTACACGAGCCATTCCCATGACCGATGATGTCGCTTATACttccttcgttccaaaatagatgactcagtACTTGCCAATAATTGACAATCTTCATAGAGAATGATATTTTTTTTTGTCTTTGCGAATATAATCACGAGTCAGATATTGGAATCAAACCAACCAAGCCAGTTCGTGTGAGCccgtgaggccaactccaccgcgcgaccctatcctgtccggccccatccgtttggggtaaaagggacaaaagaggcggcccagcgcgcggccTCAAATGGACAAATGTCCGAATTCCGTCCGTTTTCGACAcatccccggcccaaacttgcactcggtttggggtgaaacggacgcgcgcggatGGCCGCGACGCACGCTCTTGTCccccccgtggcccgcctgtcggggacactagcagtccctccgctcccaacgcttcaccctctctccccgccccgcccgccgccggcgccgcctctattctccggccgcctcctcaccgcgcagccccgCGCCATCCATACCAAActacgtctcgacatggccgccaccacgcccgcgctttcgtCGTAGTTTTGGTCGTCTATCGGgggaggtttggccgtcgccgtccTTGCCGATGGCGGAGGGGACACGACCGCCGGCGACCGctctcgaaaccccaaggtgagaagagaaagtgatttgcccaaatgcaagagagtgttagaaaggatgtggaacgtgcttttggtgtgcttcaatcccggtggggtatcgttcgaaaccctgcactgtcataggatgaaaggaagctttgggaggtgatgactgcttgtgtgattatgcacaacatgatcgtcgaggacgagcgtgatgagagtaccttcgaccaaggatttgattatcaaggtgaaaatattgagcccctgcaccaagacccggccacatttgaacagtttgtccaattccaccgtgagatgcgtgattggcacactcatttgaatcttcaaaatgacttggttgagcacgtctgggatcacattggcaaccaatagatgtattcgTCCAATTTAGGTTCAGTCAAGACAattttcgatttggttgtaaaaccattttattaaagacaatttcagttgagttgtaaaactattttaatattcagacaaatatttgggttAGAAACTAGTTTTGATGCATTTTGGGCATTTTTGGCCCTGACGGACAGGATGGGCCAAATGGATGCGGCCACGCGTTGGGCGCACgtccaccgcatcccaggacaggtcCAGACACGACCCCAAATCACTACctaaacggacagaatccggacaaaacggacgtccattTGAGATCGCGCGGTGAAGTAGGCCTGAGGCCAGTGCGGTATCAAAATAAATCTTGAGCGCAGCACACGATCCGTCCCTTTCCCCCATGAAAACGCAAGGAATCCGGTGGGCACGCGTCGGCCGAGCACTGGCGCCCCACATGTTCGGGGGAGACGGCGTACGACCAGGGGAGGGACTGTGGTGCCGACCGGACCGTCGCAGTCGCCACCGTCCAGCCGGGCAAACGCAGACGCGCAGAGGCCTCTCTCGTCTCGATCGGAGGGGAGGGGACGATGATCCCGTCGTCGCCTTCCGCACGTGTCCTGCGCCTGTGCGTACGGCTCAAGGGCCACACGGGCCGTCGCCGCACGGGATCGCTCCCAGAGGCGGTCAAAGGCCCTGACCAGCAGCCGGTGGCCCCGGAGTTGCCACGTCAGCCCAGCGGATAGGGACGGCCATAGTGCCCCTCGTCTTGGTTCGTATCGGCGCTGCCCGCGAGATATCGGAATTGATAAGCTTTGTCTAGGTTTTGTAAGAAAAATCAATTTTCGACGTGTTTTTCCTGAGTCTTCTTTTCGTTCCCAAGCCATGGGCGTGTAAGATGAATCTGAGTTAACTGTTTTattctttcaaaaaaaaattaaggaTTGCTTAGGGCATGCACTATGATGGCATATAGATGCATACGCCTCATGAGAAAAAGAAGTTTGATGCATCTACATTAATTTTTTTCTCCTAATGCAAGCTACCATTAGTGGACCTCATGAAAGAATAAAAAGTAAAGACTCTAGTACACGTGCATCTCTACTCTCCACTTTATTTTTTTTAGCTTTTTACACTGAAGAACATTTTTTCTCTACAAGCAGCCGCCTCTTGTAGAGGATCCCGTTTTTTCATTCGAACCTATTTCTCCTAACATCCGATGCTACATGGCATGCGAAAGATCGCCCTGAGGCTATGCATTGGCCATGCCCTTAGCACATGTGTCACGTGGTATGTTTTATTCTTTCACACAAAAATAGTTAAGGAGTAGTACTTCTTTTACCCAGTATTTATTGCCTTATCTCCTTTTGTTCCTCCTCGCCTTCTATGACTCTTATTCTCAAATATGAGTTTGATCGCATTCACTACGCAGCTGACGTGTTGATTTGGTAGTATCTAGAATTCTAGGTGGTGACATAGCTTTGAATTTGGAGAGTGAGGATCGCAAATAAGtcaaacaattaatgcatcaaatTTTAGAAGACCGATGATACTTTAGTAGTAAtgatattttttttggaatatcaAGGATAGGCACGATCATGTGCATGCATTTGTGAAAGCATGAGAACCCCCCTCCCCGTCCCCCTCCCCCCAAGCATTCGCCGATGTGTATACATGGGGATGCTAGGTATGAGCCCGTCACAATTTGTGAAAGGGCCCTTTTTAAGCTCGTCACAAGTGTTCTTGACTTCACTTTTGCGTTGTTTGCTCTTGTATTGTCCTTCAACACAAACCCTATAGACAAATGAGTACAAGGAATAAAACACCACAATCCATTTTTATCGCATCATAAAAGCGACCAAACTAGAGATGATGGTAAGCTACACAAGACGAGATATTAATCACTTACAATCTGTTACATGCTTGCCTTCTGGGCCGAAAACTAATTTTCCTAGGTAGTCATTCCATTTCTTTGTTGTGCTCAATTGTTTGCATTGATAGTCTATTTGTTCCAAACTATAGAGCGCACAAGTATCCATGCATTCAACTTTTCGTAATTTTGATAATTGCTCCCATCAGTCTCAAAAGAATGGTGTAAGCTTAAAAAGAGCGCATGTGCTATTTTGGTGAACTTCTTCCGAGACTACCCTCACCCCGTCGCCCTCTCCTCAAATCTTGCATTGTAGTCATTTCTAATATGGCATTGTAGTAATTTTGGATAGTAAGGTTCATGTCTTTCCTCCTTAATCTATACGTTGAGGACTTATTATCTTTTAAAGTTGTATGTTGAGAAATTATCATCGCTCTTTCGAAAAGGAGGGGTAAAATAAGCAAAAGTTATGGATCAAACAATAATATCGTGGGTATATGTCATGAATATAATTTGATTATCTTGTGGGCATACTATAAGGGAAATTCATAGTCAAATTTAAACACGAATTATATTTTAGGGAGAAAGAGACCAATGGCATATTTTCATAGAAAAAGTACTATACGCCGATATATCACGACATATCGCCAACAGAATCAAGTGTCCCAATATCTACACATGCTGgagggaaataataaaaaaattacccACGCCTCACCACTAACgacgagaagagagagagagattcctCCCCTCCGCTACAGGGAAGCTCCCAGTCAGGCGTGCCTTTATAGCCTTGCCCTTTCCCCTAGACTCCCCAGCCCCAGAGGCCACAACACCTACCAAACTAACACAAGCCTTTCTTACCAGCTGCATCCAAGCCTAGCTAaccactctcccccccccccccccccccctccgtctCCTGAGGTGCTCATGGCCTCGAGCTCAAACCCGGTCAGCATGGACATGGACCCGCCCGTCCTCTCCATCGCCGTCGAGCACGGCCCGCCGGCGTCGCGCCTGGTTCAGCTCGGCGTCAGGTCCTGGCCCAAGTGAGTACCGACCGATCACCGGCGCCGGCTATTTGTTGATTCTTCGTTCCATCATTTCCATGGCGGGCGTCTAAGTGGGCGTGTGCAGCGGTTAAATCCTGTGTGGTGTGCTCGTGCAGGTGGGGCTGCCCGACGGGGAAGTTCCCGGTGAAGTTCGACGCGAGGCAGACGTGCTACCTGGTGAAGGGCAAGGTGAGGGCGCACATCAAGGGGTCGTCCGAGTGCGTGGAGTTCGGCGCCGGCGACCTCGTCGTCTTCCCCAAGGGGCTCAGCTGCACCTGGGacgtggtcgccgccgtcgacaaGTACTACAAGTTCGATTCGTCTTGACTTTGCCGGGTTCGCGGTGACTAATTCGCCTCCTGATTTAGATTGGTGTCTGTGTTAGCCTCATTCTCTAGCTAATTTGCTAGACCATATCCGTCTCTATTGGCTTCGTTGTGTGTAGTAGGGAAAAAAAATCGGCGTGAGTGAGGTGAGGGGCATCTAGCCCTCCTGTGTAGGTTCCTAGGGAAAAAAATCGGCGTGAATGAGTGAGGTAAGTTGCCCCCCAAAACCGGCCAATGCAGTGGCCGTTCAAAGTATTCTTATTTATTGCCCTGAGTGCAGTGCAAATCCGTTTTGAATGCCTTCTTTGACCAGCCACCATCAGTGGACTGCATTGTCTATGGgcaccttccttttcttctttatgaGCAGCGTTACAGGGCCAGGGGTGTGTGTGGCTATCGACCACACACAGCACTTACTAAGCTTTAAGAGTGTGATAAAGCATGGCTGAGAGATGAGAATTGGCttgtgctttatttataaagcggggctaGAGCCTGTTCGACAGATAAGAATTGATCGAGTTCCAGTTTCTATCATCTTATCTCGCatagtactctctctctctctctcttgagaaATCAGCATATCATACTCAACTACAATTAATGCTACTTTCTTCGTTGTTTTTAACATCCTAGAGCCCAGTGGCTGACCTAAAATGTGGGGTGTGCCGCAATTCAAAAATGTAAAAAATTACACATAGTAAAATTTCATGTAAACATCATTATAGTCTTAATAAAAGGTCTTAAAATAGCATGAGCTTGTTAACTATCTAGTGTTAAGTAGATAAGAAAAAATATTTTACAGTTTTGGCAGCCCATGTCGCCACCCTAGATCCTCCTCCTGCTAGAACCCCTGCCCTCAAACAAACAAAAGAATGACTGTCTGCTGATAGATACAAATTTACCGAAAATGGCTAatgaaagattctatttatagaTTGCCATCATAGAGAACGTAAATAAAACTTCTCTATTTTAAATAATGTTGACTCATAATACACTAAATAATATTTAATTAGTCATGTGAAATATTACATGTTCCATGGAGAAAAATATTTTATTTATAATTTATATATTTTACCTTTTTTTGTGGAAGATATATTTTACTTATATAAAAAGCAACAAGGGAAGATATGTGTTAGAGCCGGCGGATATTCAAAACGGCCTGCTGGAGGATATGCTTCCACATGTAAAAATTAGTTCTACAAATGTAAAAAGTCCATAATTCTGTTCACATGTATTTGTTTGTGACTCGTTGGATTTATGTAATTTTTAATGCAAAAAACACAAGAATTGTGACATGTGCTAAAATAAATCAAATTAGTGCTTCAAAAGTTGCTTTTTACACCATGGGATTTTCTTTTCATTTTGTCCAAGATAACATATGACATATTTTTGTGGAATCTTACAAGAAGATAGAAGGCACCAGTATGCATGTTGTAAAACAATTCAGTTTtttattttaaatatatttttacaATTTTACTTTTCATCAgggagcatatatatatatatatatatatatatatatatatatatatatatatatatatatatatatatatatatatatgcccctAGGAGACAAAATGTCAGCATCCTGCAAGCGGTGCCTATTTCCAAACACTATTGCACTATTTACTGATAGAGGGAGATCTTGAAATACAATTGTCATTAAAAGCACTTTTGTATTGCCATATTTCTTTGTACATCTTTATTAATATTTTAACAATAAGTATCAAAGTAATCTCTAACCTACATACAACTCGAAATCaagtaagaagaaagaaaatgaataaTAGTCATGTTACTACATTGCTTGGATCCAAATGTAGCAATTCTATTCTAATCgggaccccccccacacacacacacacacgcacacgcacgcacacacacaatttttTGTCTTGGGATAGGTTATTTTCATGTTTTTTGCATTTAAATCATATTATTATTTTCGTTCAATGTGATATGGTGTCACTATCAAAAACTTTCTCATTATATCTCATATTGTTGGATACTAAACTTGAAATGGAAGGCTATATACTCGCCAATCGAAAGCAAAATAAATAATGGAAGTTCCATAAGAAACAAAATATATTTGAAGATTGAAGCTCAAAAGATCATGCGCACAAGGAGTCAAAACCTACTCTTTTGCCATCTCTTCGTATCATGAAAGGTCGACACAACATTTATGCACGACGGGTTGTAGGTTTCGTCACAAGGGATAGTCAACGACTAAGAGATAGCCATGTACGTAGACTTTTTCCCAAGTAATTGGCAGGAACGCTACCTTTTAATTAGAAGAGGacattttttttacaaatatatacgCATTTTGACCGGCATATGAAATGGCATGCCAAGATGACACGGACAAAAAAGTCAATGGCTGATAGAACCGGAGAAATAAGATCTGAGTCCACCTTTATTGTCCGAAAATATGCATACACCTAACATGTTTTTCAACAACGGTTACCACCGGTTGCCTTGATTGACTAGATCAGGCATATTATTATAAGGATAATTATATATGATCTGAGTTGGTCTCGAACACAATTATAGAACCATAGGATGCGCTCAAATGTTTGTTAATACACCTATTGTACTTCTTAATTGACCCTTCAAGTGAAGATGCTTGTAATAGAGTGAGTATTTTGTCTTCAATTAACAATGTATTAAAAAGAGGGAAGCTGCATGATTTTATGTTGTTTGAAGGCATCCAGCCAACTCAAAAAAGAAGAAGGCACACACAACAAATATAattactccctttgtttttatttacttcgcatattagctttgagCAAAGTCAAACTTTCCAGGTTTGTAGAAAAcaatatgaacatctacagtaGTAACAAATTTATACGATGTGAAAATATATGCAATGATGAATCCAATAATATTGATTTGATGGTGTGtatgttaatatatttttctaCAAACTTGTTAAAAGTATTTAAGGTTTGACTTTAGACAAACCTAATTTGCGGAGTAAAtatgaacgaagggagtactatacaAGAGGGGgaaggtttttttttctttttgcgaaaTACAAGAGGGGGGAAGTTGATTGATAAGAAAATGTCTTCACATGCTTTACTTGTAGCCAATTCTGGAACATGTGGTTAATTCTGAGGTAATTTTGAGGAATTAGGGGCGACGGGTCTTGAGAATTTTCCACTCAGCAAAAACGCAAGAAGAACGTTGTGTGTAAATGAAATGGTGTGGGTTAAGGACCGATATAATGACTTTTTATACCCTTTTGATTtgcctagatacatccatttcagttAATATGAGATCGAGGGAGTAGTGGCTTCGTAGGGatactaagagca
Above is a window of Triticum aestivum cultivar Chinese Spring chromosome 6B, IWGSC CS RefSeq v2.1, whole genome shotgun sequence DNA encoding:
- the LOC123134240 gene encoding uncharacterized protein, which translates into the protein MASSSNPVSMDMDPPVLSIAVEHGPPASRLVQLGVRSWPKWGCPTGKFPVKFDARQTCYLVKGKVRAHIKGSSECVEFGAGDLVVFPKGLSCTWDVVAAVDKYYKFDSS